A genome region from Jeongeupia sp. HS-3 includes the following:
- the hda gene encoding DnaA regulatory inactivator Hda, producing MKQLVLDLMLPQPAGFAGFIPGENAELLFMLGEWLSGSDDVRFLYLWGGSGVGKSHLLAAARDRLDGATYVDAKLEPLPDEIAADTALIVDNVDALDDEQQIRLFDHYNTVREGSGRLLAAGPLPPMLLTLRDDLTTRLGWGLVYQLKGLSDRDKAAALQQQAHQLGFELSDEACDYLLHHASRNLADLQTLIARANRYALSLRRPVTLPLLREVLGGADAAPD from the coding sequence ATGAAACAACTCGTTCTCGACCTCATGCTCCCGCAACCGGCGGGCTTTGCCGGCTTCATCCCCGGCGAGAATGCCGAGCTGCTGTTCATGCTGGGCGAATGGCTGAGCGGTAGCGATGACGTTCGCTTCCTCTACCTATGGGGTGGAAGCGGCGTGGGCAAAAGTCATCTGCTTGCCGCCGCCAGAGATCGCCTCGATGGCGCGACCTACGTTGATGCCAAGCTCGAGCCGCTGCCGGACGAAATCGCCGCCGACACCGCGCTGATCGTCGACAACGTCGATGCACTCGATGACGAGCAGCAGATCCGCCTTTTCGACCACTACAACACCGTGCGTGAAGGCAGCGGCCGCTTGCTGGCTGCCGGCCCGCTGCCACCAATGCTGCTGACGCTGCGCGACGACCTGACCACCCGGCTGGGCTGGGGGCTGGTGTATCAGCTCAAGGGTTTGTCCGACCGCGACAAGGCTGCGGCCCTGCAGCAGCAGGCGCACCAGCTCGGTTTCGAGCTTTCCGACGAGGCCTGCGACTACCTCTTGCACCACGCCAGCCGCAATCTTGCCGACCTGCAGACGCTGATCGCCCGCGCCAACCGCTACGCGCTGTCGCTGCGGCGACCAGTGACGCTGCCGCTGCTGCGCGAGGTGCTGGGCGGCGCAGATGCTGCACCGGACTGA
- a CDS encoding type II secretion system F family protein, whose amino-acid sequence MQFRYRAVDADGRIRQGTMDAANTADLELRLKRLALSLIRARPARELHGLAARRIGRRELVTFCFHLEQMSQAGVPLIDGLIDLRDSSEHPRFRLVIAQMIEDIEGGKLFSQALAMHPRVFNPLFVNLVRAGEASGKLAVVLANLAESLKWQDELAAQAKKVMAYPLFVSVVVLAVIAFLMSYLVPQMVEFMRSMNQTLSFNTRLLIGVSHAVVEYGWLLMLLPVLAIVALPAWARRDAAMAERLDALKLNAPFIGPTLKKLSLARFADQFGLLYAAGIPILDALAICEGIVGNRAIAAALARVRGLIREGVGIAASFEREQLFPPLVQRMVKIGEQTGGIDTGMRNVAYFFHRDVRESISRIQGLVEPTMTVVLGLLLLWIMSAVLGPIFDTVGRMR is encoded by the coding sequence ATGCAGTTCCGTTACCGCGCCGTCGATGCCGATGGCCGCATTCGTCAGGGCACGATGGATGCCGCCAATACGGCCGATCTGGAGCTGCGGCTCAAGCGGCTGGCGCTGTCGCTGATCCGCGCCCGCCCGGCGCGCGAGCTGCACGGACTGGCGGCGCGGCGCATCGGCCGGCGTGAACTGGTGACCTTCTGTTTTCATCTTGAGCAGATGAGCCAGGCCGGCGTGCCGCTGATCGACGGGCTGATCGACCTGCGCGACAGCAGCGAACATCCGCGCTTCCGATTGGTGATCGCGCAAATGATCGAAGACATCGAGGGCGGCAAGCTGTTCTCGCAGGCGCTGGCGATGCACCCGCGTGTGTTCAACCCGCTGTTCGTCAATCTGGTTCGCGCCGGCGAGGCCAGCGGCAAGCTGGCGGTGGTGCTGGCGAATCTGGCCGAATCGCTCAAATGGCAGGACGAACTGGCGGCGCAGGCCAAGAAGGTCATGGCGTATCCGCTGTTCGTCAGCGTGGTGGTGCTGGCGGTGATCGCGTTTCTGATGAGCTATCTGGTGCCGCAGATGGTCGAGTTCATGCGCTCGATGAACCAGACCTTGTCGTTCAATACCCGCTTGCTGATCGGCGTGTCACACGCGGTGGTCGAGTACGGCTGGTTGCTGATGCTGTTGCCAGTGCTGGCCATCGTGGCCTTGCCGGCGTGGGCGCGACGCGACGCGGCGATGGCCGAACGGCTCGATGCGCTCAAACTGAATGCCCCCTTCATCGGCCCGACCTTGAAGAAACTGTCGCTGGCGCGCTTCGCCGACCAGTTCGGCCTGCTCTACGCGGCGGGGATTCCGATTCTGGATGCGCTGGCGATTTGCGAAGGCATCGTCGGCAACCGGGCCATTGCCGCAGCGCTGGCGCGGGTACGCGGGCTGATTCGCGAAGGTGTCGGCATCGCCGCGAGCTTCGAGCGCGAGCAGCTTTTTCCACCGCTGGTGCAGCGCATGGTCAAGATCGGCGAGCAGACCGGCGGCATCGATACCGGCATGCGCAACGTCGCCTACTTTTTTCACCGTGATGTGCGCGAATCGATTTCGCGCATCCAGGGCCTGGTCGAGCCGACCATGACCGTGGTGCTCGGCCTCTTGCTGCTGTGGATCATGTCGGCGGTGCTGGGGCCGATTTTCGATACTGTCGGCAGGATGCGCTGA
- a CDS encoding type II secretion system protein, whose protein sequence is MKHTPKQGGFTLVELAIVLVIVGLILGLAFKGRDLIDGARVKSAQASTNKIQAAVNIFFERYQRYPGDGCVVANAALLSQCGGARNGLIDNANETSSFWSLLIGTGILTTAERTSPFGTQWNVATDAINGRINTVTYLVSGTAAVGAASTATDIRYVCSLDTQYDDANPTSGNIRSNVAAGMTVGTYQAGEDCWSKSGQVAMSIRLLP, encoded by the coding sequence ATGAAGCACACACCAAAGCAGGGTGGTTTTACCCTGGTTGAACTGGCCATCGTGCTGGTGATTGTCGGGCTGATTCTGGGGCTGGCATTCAAGGGCCGGGACTTGATCGACGGTGCGCGGGTCAAGAGCGCGCAGGCGAGCACCAACAAGATTCAGGCTGCGGTGAATATTTTTTTCGAGCGTTACCAGCGTTATCCTGGTGACGGTTGTGTCGTGGCGAATGCGGCGCTGTTGTCGCAGTGTGGCGGTGCTCGAAACGGACTGATCGACAATGCGAATGAGACCTCGTCGTTCTGGTCGCTGCTGATCGGCACCGGCATTCTCACCACTGCGGAACGCACCAGCCCGTTCGGGACACAATGGAACGTTGCCACTGATGCCATTAATGGTCGGATTAATACGGTGACCTACCTGGTTTCTGGCACTGCTGCTGTCGGTGCAGCCTCAACGGCGACCGATATCCGTTACGTGTGCTCGCTTGATACGCAATACGACGACGCCAATCCAACCTCTGGCAATATCCGCAGCAACGTGGCCGCCGGTATGACTGTCGGTACCTATCAGGCTGGCGAGGACTGCTGGAGCAAGAGTGGCCAGGTTGCGATGAGCATCCGCTTGTTGCCTTAG
- a CDS encoding type II secretion system protein GspD, translating into MLDVKCWFLISLGALLSGCAGNAGLSVAASRHLSAPASAPVAIPPTISGLPPLPKPRAAAKTETYSVVVHKLPLAELLFALGRDARINVDVHPGVSGVITLNAINQTLSQIMDRVSRQADIRWTLEHGVLAVMPDTPYLKTYALDYMNVSRNVKSAVSILNSVSSVGGNSTTSSSGATTSSSASGEGGNTSSTQLEMASEHQFWRRLESNLKVLLGITDSGAATPSLAQQAVAQVATSSPTPQLAQQLAQIEKTLAQTGKAQAETTALLARMAQPAPQAVAAPVVANQVIVHPETGMITVRASHKDQLRVGEMLAAVQASASRQVLIEATIVEVALSNEYQAGVDWSRVATNGVNFAVQNIGAALAQAPFTAVSYSNPNHGFDMTVKMLEQFGRTRVLSSPKIIALNNQTALMKVVEEQVYFTITQQTNQNDSQTVTNLTSTLNTVPVGLVMQVTPQIAEDNTIALNVRPTITNISGFVADPAVALLAAQAKVSLQSLVPVLQVREFDSTLKVPSGQIAVLGGLIQDSLDANRSGIPGVSRIPVAGDLFSYRDDKVRKIELVIFLRPMVVKNASVDGDFSGFKDYLPGQDFFDKPQDQDLSAFQGGLTALPGKAPR; encoded by the coding sequence ATGCTTGATGTGAAGTGTTGGTTTTTGATCTCGCTGGGTGCGCTGCTATCGGGCTGTGCCGGCAACGCCGGCTTATCGGTGGCGGCTTCGCGGCATTTGTCCGCGCCGGCCAGCGCACCGGTGGCGATACCGCCGACCATCAGCGGCCTGCCTCCGCTACCCAAGCCGCGGGCGGCGGCGAAAACCGAGACCTATAGCGTGGTCGTGCACAAGTTGCCGCTGGCCGAGCTGCTGTTTGCGCTGGGGCGAGATGCCAGGATCAACGTCGATGTGCACCCGGGTGTCAGCGGCGTGATCACGCTGAACGCGATCAACCAGACGCTGTCGCAGATCATGGATCGGGTGTCGCGCCAGGCCGATATCCGCTGGACGCTGGAGCACGGCGTGCTGGCGGTGATGCCGGATACGCCGTATCTGAAAACCTATGCGCTCGACTATATGAATGTGTCGCGCAATGTGAAATCGGCGGTGAGCATCCTCAACTCGGTGTCGAGCGTGGGGGGCAACAGTACGACCAGTAGTAGCGGGGCGACCACATCGTCATCGGCTTCGGGGGAGGGTGGCAATACCTCGAGTACGCAGCTGGAAATGGCGTCCGAGCATCAGTTCTGGCGCCGACTGGAAAGCAATCTGAAGGTCTTGCTCGGGATCACCGACTCAGGCGCGGCGACGCCAAGCCTGGCGCAGCAGGCGGTGGCGCAGGTGGCGACATCCTCACCGACGCCGCAGCTCGCGCAGCAACTGGCCCAGATCGAAAAAACGCTCGCCCAGACCGGCAAGGCGCAGGCCGAAACCACCGCGCTACTGGCCAGAATGGCCCAGCCCGCGCCGCAGGCGGTGGCCGCGCCTGTCGTCGCCAATCAGGTCATCGTGCACCCGGAAACCGGCATGATCACCGTGCGGGCCTCGCACAAGGATCAACTGCGCGTGGGCGAGATGCTCGCGGCGGTGCAGGCCAGCGCTTCACGGCAGGTGCTGATCGAGGCGACCATCGTCGAAGTGGCGCTGTCGAACGAGTATCAGGCCGGCGTCGACTGGAGCCGCGTGGCGACCAACGGCGTCAACTTCGCAGTGCAGAACATCGGCGCGGCGCTGGCGCAGGCGCCATTCACCGCGGTGTCGTACAGCAATCCGAACCACGGTTTCGACATGACCGTGAAGATGCTCGAGCAGTTCGGCCGCACCCGCGTGCTGTCGAGCCCGAAGATCATCGCTCTCAATAACCAGACGGCGCTGATGAAGGTGGTCGAGGAGCAGGTCTACTTCACCATCACCCAGCAGACCAACCAGAACGACAGCCAGACCGTGACCAATCTGACCAGCACGCTCAACACCGTGCCGGTGGGGCTGGTGATGCAGGTGACGCCGCAGATCGCCGAGGACAACACGATCGCGCTGAATGTGCGGCCGACGATCACCAATATCAGCGGCTTTGTCGCCGACCCGGCGGTCGCCTTGCTGGCGGCGCAGGCCAAGGTCAGCCTGCAGAGCCTGGTGCCGGTATTGCAGGTGCGCGAGTTCGATTCGACGCTGAAAGTGCCCAGTGGTCAGATCGCCGTGCTCGGCGGCTTGATCCAGGATTCGCTCGACGCCAATCGCTCCGGGATCCCCGGTGTATCGCGCATCCCGGTCGCCGGCGATCTGTTCAGCTATCGCGACGACAAGGTCAGGAAGATCGAACTGGTGATCTTCCTGCGGCCGATGGTGGTGAAGAACGCCAGCGTCGATGGCGATTTTTCCGGCTTCAAGGACTATCTGCCTGGGCAGGATTTCTTTGATAAGCCGCAGGATCAGGATCTATCCGCGTTTCAGGGCGGCCTGACGGCCTTGCCGGGCAAGGCACCGCGATGA
- a CDS encoding ExeA family protein gives MYLQHFGLNAPPFRITPHPAFFFGGGRRGEVLAALVYAVLHGEGLVKVVGEVGSGKTMLCRMLLEQLAGEVDLVFIPHPLLERDEILDAIASELGLPLEHGRSNARVQSLQLALIERFGRGRRVVVVVDEAHAMPVLGLETIRLLSNLDHGHDKLLQIVLFGQPELDTRLESYELRQLFERITHAFALQPLRRDELSAYLEFRLRAAGYRGPQPFSGAALKQIAGAADGLVRRANILADKALLAAFADGAHAVTGRHARAAVADCGYRRAMWSPRRFFGAFPFFWRRHA, from the coding sequence ATGTACTTGCAGCATTTCGGGCTCAATGCCCCGCCGTTCCGGATCACGCCGCATCCGGCGTTTTTCTTCGGTGGCGGGCGTCGGGGCGAGGTGTTGGCGGCGCTGGTTTATGCCGTTCTGCATGGCGAGGGCTTGGTCAAGGTCGTCGGCGAAGTCGGTAGCGGCAAAACCATGCTGTGCCGGATGTTGCTGGAGCAATTGGCCGGCGAGGTCGATCTGGTTTTTATTCCGCATCCGCTGCTCGAACGTGACGAAATCCTCGATGCGATCGCATCCGAATTGGGGCTGCCGCTTGAGCATGGCCGCAGCAATGCGCGTGTTCAGTCCCTGCAGCTGGCGCTGATCGAGCGGTTTGGCCGTGGCCGGCGCGTCGTGGTGGTCGTTGACGAGGCGCATGCAATGCCGGTGCTGGGGCTGGAAACGATAAGGCTGCTGTCCAATCTCGATCACGGCCACGACAAGCTGCTGCAGATCGTGTTGTTCGGCCAGCCAGAACTCGATACCCGACTCGAAAGTTACGAATTAAGACAGCTGTTCGAGCGGATTACTCACGCTTTTGCATTACAGCCGCTACGCCGCGATGAGTTGTCGGCCTATCTGGAGTTTCGCCTGCGCGCGGCCGGTTATCGTGGCCCCCAGCCCTTTTCTGGCGCCGCGCTGAAGCAGATCGCCGGCGCTGCCGATGGTCTGGTGCGGCGTGCCAATATTCTTGCCGACAAGGCGCTGCTGGCGGCTTTCGCCGATGGCGCCCACGCGGTCACCGGCCGACACGCCCGCGCTGCCGTCGCCGACTGCGGTTACCGCCGGGCGATGTGGTCTCCACGCCGCTTCTTTGGCGCTTTTCCCTTCTTTTGGCGCCGTCATGCTTGA
- a CDS encoding lipopolysaccharide assembly protein LapB translates to MSLLLQALKRADAQKRQPIGTAGLAQPEQATHLQAPTMTLALEADEPAMAEMPAPSLAAEALDAVVPEALPQPAAEAVPEPVSTFRSEPIHAAALTPAMARTVAPSPALAKQVFAAKVPARGWRPSSLILLLLAVLVAVAAGIAMLMFDRPVAPTQPLIAAQPEAGVAVAAAAPMALIEPAVPAAAVASAPLAPPSPPAPERIEMQVPAVAPARVEVRRSEATERVPAAIEAGFEAYQSGRWGDAEAQYRRALQQDPRSRDALLGLAAALAQQGKSAGAIDVYRRLSQLYPDDAAAQAGLAALQQGGGERQSARLKQQADGGDADAAFVLGNRLSFEGRWPEAQAAYFQAFSQEPSSADYAYNLAVSLDRLQQPQLAADYYRRALSLAGGRSARFDAQLAKARLAALTEPQ, encoded by the coding sequence ATGAGCCTGTTGTTGCAGGCGCTCAAGCGCGCCGACGCGCAAAAGCGCCAGCCGATCGGTACTGCCGGGTTGGCGCAGCCGGAGCAAGCGACGCATCTGCAAGCGCCGACGATGACGCTGGCGCTGGAGGCGGATGAGCCCGCGATGGCCGAGATGCCGGCGCCGTCGCTGGCGGCCGAAGCGCTTGATGCCGTCGTGCCCGAGGCGCTGCCGCAACCGGCCGCGGAAGCAGTTCCGGAGCCGGTCTCGACGTTCAGATCGGAGCCGATCCACGCTGCTGCACTGACGCCTGCGATGGCCAGAACGGTGGCGCCGTCGCCGGCCTTGGCCAAGCAGGTTTTCGCCGCCAAGGTTCCGGCGCGTGGATGGCGGCCCAGTTCGCTGATCCTGTTGCTGCTTGCGGTACTGGTGGCCGTTGCCGCCGGCATCGCCATGCTCATGTTTGATCGGCCGGTCGCACCCACGCAGCCGCTGATCGCCGCACAGCCGGAGGCTGGCGTTGCTGTCGCCGCAGCGGCGCCGATGGCCTTGATCGAACCCGCCGTTCCGGCAGCGGCCGTGGCGAGCGCACCGCTTGCGCCGCCGTCACCGCCCGCCCCAGAGCGCATCGAGATGCAAGTACCGGCGGTTGCGCCGGCGCGGGTCGAAGTGCGCCGTAGCGAGGCCACCGAGCGCGTGCCGGCGGCGATCGAAGCCGGCTTCGAGGCCTACCAGTCCGGTCGCTGGGGCGATGCCGAGGCACAGTACCGCCGCGCCTTGCAGCAAGACCCCCGCTCGCGTGACGCCTTGCTCGGCCTCGCCGCCGCATTGGCGCAGCAAGGCAAAAGCGCGGGGGCGATCGACGTCTATCGCCGCCTGAGCCAGCTGTACCCGGACGACGCGGCCGCGCAGGCCGGCCTCGCTGCGCTGCAGCAGGGCGGTGGCGAACGGCAGAGCGCCAGGCTCAAGCAGCAGGCCGACGGCGGCGATGCCGACGCGGCCTTCGTACTCGGCAACCGCCTGTCGTTTGAGGGGCGCTGGCCCGAGGCGCAGGCGGCGTACTTTCAGGCCTTCTCGCAGGAACCGAGCTCGGCCGATTACGCCTACAACCTTGCGGTCAGCCTTGATCGGCTGCAGCAGCCACAGCTGGCCGCCGACTATTACCGCCGTGCGCTGAGCCTGGCCGGTGGCCGCTCGGCACGATTTGACGCGCAATTGGCCAAGGCGCGGCTCGCCGCGCTGACGGAGCCGCAATGA
- a CDS encoding type II secretion system protein, with protein sequence MARQAGFTLIELAVVLVIVGMLLAGALQAARVMGEAQRVRDTRSELAEIREALLGFAVREGHLPCPADPAATGAAIGVEDRSGDVCNRFQGLLPWVALGLGQTDAFGRPFSYRVTDFYANTDGKSFGGCGGNSPPAGVSFAMCSLGDINIFSAAVAGQDLARNVVAVVVSHGSYGPGPLQAGGVGDEAENADNDREFVSRERVDGADGVAVYDDLTDWLPPATLLSRMLLAGRLP encoded by the coding sequence ATGGCGCGACAAGCTGGATTCACGCTCATTGAGCTGGCGGTAGTGTTGGTCATCGTCGGCATGCTGCTCGCCGGAGCGCTGCAGGCGGCCCGCGTCATGGGTGAGGCGCAGCGCGTGCGCGACACCCGCAGCGAGCTTGCCGAGATTCGCGAAGCATTGCTGGGGTTTGCTGTTCGTGAAGGCCATTTGCCGTGCCCGGCGGATCCGGCTGCAACCGGTGCAGCCATCGGGGTGGAAGATCGCTCTGGCGATGTATGTAATCGCTTTCAAGGGTTGCTGCCGTGGGTAGCTCTGGGCCTTGGTCAAACCGATGCCTTTGGTCGGCCATTCAGCTACCGGGTGACTGATTTTTATGCCAATACCGATGGCAAGAGCTTTGGTGGGTGTGGTGGCAACTCGCCACCGGCAGGGGTGTCGTTTGCCATGTGTTCACTGGGCGATATCAACATTTTTTCTGCAGCCGTTGCGGGGCAGGATCTCGCCCGAAATGTCGTGGCGGTGGTGGTCTCGCACGGCAGTTACGGCCCCGGACCCTTGCAGGCCGGGGGCGTGGGCGACGAGGCCGAAAATGCCGATAACGATCGCGAGTTTGTCAGTCGTGAACGCGTGGATGGCGCTGACGGCGTGGCCGTGTACGACGACCTGACCGATTGGCTGCCTCCTGCAACGCTGCTCAGCCGGATGTTGCTGGCAGGGCGGTTGCCGTGA
- a CDS encoding ABC transporter ATP-binding protein yields the protein MSNSAPLVVFNDVSFAYGEQPVLSELSLSIDRGRVVAIMGGSGSGKTTLLKLIGGQLRADSGSVHVGGDEVTTMGEAQLYAMRRKLGMLFQFGALFTDLSVYDNVAFPLRERSNLPESVIRDLVLMKLHAVGLRSAAPLMPNELSGGMARRVALARAIALDPQIMLYDEPFTGLDPISLGVTGQLIRQLNDALGGASIVVTHDVAESLAIVDYVYFLADGRVVAEGTPDEVRASTHPFVKQFINGEPDGPVPFQRAAEPYATALNLGGGRHD from the coding sequence TTGTCCAATTCCGCCCCCCTCGTCGTTTTCAACGACGTCTCTTTTGCTTACGGCGAACAGCCGGTACTGAGCGAGTTATCGCTCAGCATCGACCGTGGCCGGGTGGTCGCGATCATGGGTGGCTCAGGCTCGGGCAAAACAACCTTGCTGAAGCTGATCGGCGGGCAATTGCGCGCCGATAGCGGCAGCGTGCACGTCGGCGGCGACGAGGTCACCACGATGGGCGAGGCGCAGCTCTATGCGATGCGCCGCAAGCTCGGCATGCTGTTCCAGTTCGGCGCACTGTTTACCGACCTGTCGGTCTACGACAACGTCGCCTTTCCGCTGCGCGAACGCAGCAACTTGCCCGAATCGGTCATTCGTGACCTGGTGCTGATGAAACTGCACGCGGTCGGCCTGCGCAGCGCGGCGCCGCTGATGCCCAACGAGCTGTCCGGCGGCATGGCCCGCCGAGTGGCGCTGGCGCGGGCGATTGCGCTGGATCCGCAGATCATGCTGTACGACGAACCGTTTACCGGTCTGGATCCGATCTCGCTCGGCGTCACCGGCCAACTGATCCGCCAGCTCAACGATGCGCTCGGCGGTGCTTCGATCGTCGTGACTCACGACGTGGCGGAATCGCTGGCGATTGTCGATTATGTCTATTTCCTCGCCGACGGCCGCGTCGTCGCCGAAGGTACGCCGGATGAGGTGCGCGCATCGACCCATCCCTTCGTCAAACAGTTCATCAACGGCGAGCCGGATGGACCAGTCCCGTTCCAGCGTGCTGCCGAGCCGTATGCCACAGCATTGAACCTCGGCGGAGGTAGGCATGACTAA
- a CDS encoding GspE/PulE family protein, producing MNAPLPRRLPLGEQLVGKGLISDDQLRIALIEQRRGGKPLGQTLVQLGFLSEAILRDALSETLGQDSVDLAHTIADPQAVRLIGKDFAKRLMLLPIALDPDAATLTVAMVQPNNLVALDQLRLSLQNRYTIVPQLAAASQLNHAIDQCYGFELSIDGILHEIETGEIDEASLQLQDAEYNQPVVRLIDALLADAVSRGASDIHFEPEQSFVRIRYRIDGVLRQIRALHRTYWPAMVVRLKVMARMNLAETRAPQDGRISLTLAGRPLDFRVASQPTTWGENVVLRILDRHKGLVALDALGLTDANLQLLQLMIARPEGLILVTGPTGSGKTTTLYSVLSHISSEAINIMTLEDPVEYPLPLIRQTSVNEAVKMDFADGIRSMMRQDPDVILVGEIRDRDTAEMAFRAAMTGHQVYSTLHTNSAIGAVPRLLDIGVLPDIIAGNLIGIVAQRLVRKLCRHCREPYVADAFELKLLGLSDEAGPVTLYRAAGCAHCEHQGYRGRMSVMEILKFNDELDELIARHATLREIRAAAVATGFVPLIEDACRRVRDGLTTLEEISRVVDMTARAVS from the coding sequence ATGAACGCGCCGCTGCCGCGCCGGCTACCGCTGGGCGAACAACTGGTCGGCAAGGGGCTGATCAGCGACGACCAGCTGCGCATCGCGCTGATCGAGCAACGTCGGGGCGGCAAGCCGCTCGGCCAGACGCTGGTGCAGCTCGGCTTTTTGTCCGAGGCGATCCTGCGCGATGCACTGTCGGAAACCCTGGGACAGGACAGCGTCGATCTGGCGCACACCATTGCCGACCCGCAGGCGGTGCGCCTGATCGGCAAGGATTTCGCCAAGCGGCTGATGTTGTTGCCGATCGCGCTCGATCCGGATGCGGCGACGCTGACGGTGGCGATGGTGCAGCCGAACAATCTGGTCGCGCTCGATCAGTTGCGGCTGTCGCTGCAAAACCGCTACACCATCGTGCCGCAGTTGGCGGCCGCATCGCAGCTGAATCACGCCATCGACCAGTGCTACGGTTTCGAGCTGTCGATCGACGGCATCCTGCACGAAATCGAAACCGGCGAGATCGACGAGGCCAGCCTGCAGCTGCAGGACGCCGAATACAACCAGCCGGTGGTGCGGCTGATCGACGCGCTGCTGGCCGACGCGGTATCGCGCGGCGCATCGGACATCCATTTCGAGCCCGAGCAGAGCTTCGTGCGCATCCGCTACCGCATCGACGGCGTGTTGCGGCAGATCCGCGCGCTGCACCGGACCTACTGGCCGGCGATGGTGGTGCGGCTCAAGGTGATGGCGCGGATGAATCTGGCCGAAACGCGCGCACCGCAGGACGGGCGCATTTCGCTGACGCTGGCCGGGCGGCCGCTGGATTTTCGCGTCGCCAGCCAGCCGACCACCTGGGGCGAGAACGTCGTCTTGCGGATTCTCGACCGTCACAAGGGCCTGGTCGCGCTCGATGCGCTCGGCCTGACCGACGCCAATTTGCAGCTACTGCAGCTGATGATCGCCCGCCCCGAAGGGCTGATCCTCGTGACCGGGCCGACCGGCAGCGGCAAGACCACCACGCTGTACTCGGTGCTGAGTCATATCAGTTCCGAGGCGATCAATATCATGACGCTCGAAGACCCGGTCGAGTATCCCTTGCCGCTGATCCGGCAGACCTCGGTGAACGAGGCGGTGAAAATGGATTTTGCCGACGGTATCCGCTCGATGATGCGTCAGGATCCGGACGTGATCCTCGTCGGCGAAATCCGCGACCGGGATACCGCCGAAATGGCCTTCCGCGCCGCGATGACCGGCCATCAGGTGTATTCAACGCTGCATACCAACTCGGCGATCGGTGCGGTGCCACGGCTGCTGGATATCGGCGTACTGCCCGACATCATTGCCGGCAACCTGATCGGCATCGTCGCGCAGCGCCTGGTGCGCAAGCTCTGCCGCCATTGCCGCGAGCCCTATGTCGCCGACGCGTTCGAGCTGAAGCTGCTTGGTCTGAGCGATGAGGCCGGGCCGGTGACGCTGTACCGCGCCGCCGGTTGCGCCCATTGCGAGCATCAGGGCTATCGCGGCCGGATGTCGGTGATGGAAATCCTCAAGTTCAACGATGAACTCGACGAGCTGATCGCCCGCCACGCGACCCTGCGCGAGATCCGCGCTGCCGCGGTGGCGACCGGCTTCGTGCCGCTGATCGAGGATGCCTGCCGGCGGGTGCGCGACGGGCTGACCACGCTCGAAGAAATCTCCCGCGTCGTCGACATGACCGCGCGCGCGGTGAGCTAG